The following proteins are encoded in a genomic region of Pangasianodon hypophthalmus isolate fPanHyp1 chromosome 26, fPanHyp1.pri, whole genome shotgun sequence:
- the LOC113524897 gene encoding zinc finger protein 883 produces the protein MMEEECVDGGGEAVLQLHLLCDPPSSCTVSVGTDLSMADISQLHAEVCELRELVSALEEMLQRQKAINTRQEVTGATPALCSMCKAELNATQVRDSAQSVCDEREACEVECASHTPLMMCSVKMVDCRTMELIPPVTNDEKENDEDGEPNTNDEDVIPPTDSDDDGRKQLRVNKLKPQTRKDVGHGTSCKERGSEVNGDVTETFTETKDLKSDRGVRERPFKCSQCDRSYGTAPSLRNHMKRHAKEMRFCCEECGKGFVTSAELKLHTSRHTGVSSFVCEVCGQNLAGSSGLKAHMMTHSDERPFSCRECGKMFRTKGNLKAHLRTHTGEKPYRCSYCERTFSHAPRVKVHERSHTNEKPFKCQTCGKTFSRLDSLRSHESVHTGLKPYQCSHCGKSFRQASHLLCHERTHTGERPYLCSDCGKSFSSHGHFRSHRRIHTGERPYQCTACGKSFRKQFTLHQHSKTHTGERPYKCTQCDKSFARTCTLKQHQRMHSGEKPYQCAICGEKFAFLSSLHQHRKKHGQDGVHDIVSAQSLAAGISSGT, from the exons AtgatggaggaggagtgtgtggatggaggaggagaagctGTCCTGCAGCTCCACCTGCTCTGTGATCCTCCATCTTCCTGCACGGTGTCCGTGGGGACGGATCTGTCCATGGCCGACATCTCGCAGCTCCACGCTGAAGTGTGTGAGCTCAGAGAGCTGGTGTCTGCGCTGGAGGAAATGCTGCAGCGACAGAAAGCCATAAACACtcgtcag GAGGTGACGGGAGCTACACCAGCGTTGTGCTCCATGTGTAAAGCTGAGCTCAACGCTACACAAGTGCGAGACTCtgcacagagtgtgtgtgatgagcgtGAGGCGTGTGAAGTAGAGTGCGCATCACACACTCCGCTGATGATGTGTTCGGTGAAGATGGTGGACTGTAGGACCATGGAGCTGATCCCACCGGTCACGAATGATGAGAAGGAGAATGATGAAGACGGAGAACCGAACACTAACGACGAGGACGTAATTCCCCCCA CCGACAGCGATGATGACGGAAGAAAACAACTGCGTGTTAACAAACTCAAACCCCAAACGAGAAAAGACGTGGGACATGGGACAAGCTGTAAGGAACGAGGATCTGAAGTGAACGGAGACGTTACGGAGACATTTACAGAGACTAAGGACCTGAAGAGCGATCGCGGCGTTCGAGAGAGACCGTTCAAGTGCTCGCAGTGCGACAGAAGCTACGGTACAGCGCCAAGCTTGCGGAACCACATGAAGAGACACGCGAAGGAGATGAGGTTCTGCTGTGAGGAGTGTGGGAAGGGGTTCGTGACGTCAGCCGAGCTGAAGCTGCACACGAGTCGACACACGGGGGTCAGCAGCTTCGTGTGTGAGGTGTGCGGACAGAACCTGGCCGGCTCGTCAGGCCTCAAAGCACACATGATGACGCACAGTGACGAGAGGCCGTTCTCCTGCAGGGAGTGCGGAAAGATGTTCCGGACGAAGGGGAACCTCAAGGCCCACCTGAGGACGCACACCGGAGAGAAGCCGTACCGCTGCTCGTACTGCGAGAGAACGTTCAGCCACGCGCCGCGCGTCAAGGTGCACGAGCGCTCGCACACCAACGAGAAGCCGTTCAAATGCCAAACCTGCGGAAAGACCTTCTCGCGCCTGGACAGTCTCCGGTCGCACGAGAGCGTCCACACCGGCCTGAAGCCGTACCAGTGCTCGCACTGCGGGAAGAGCTTCCGACAGGCCAGCCACCTGCTCTGTCACGAGAGGACGCACACCGGGGAGCGGCCGTACCTCTGCTCCGACTGCGGGAAGAGCTTCTCCAGCCACGGGCACTTCCGCAGCCACCGGCGCATCCACACCGGCGAGCGGCCCTACCAGTGCACAGCCTGTGGCAAGAGCTTCAGGAAGCAGTTCACCCTACACCAGCACAGCAAGACGCACACCGGAGAGCGGCCGTACAAGTGCACGCAGTGCGACAAGAGCTTCGCACGGACCTGCACGCTGAAGCAGCACCAGAGAATGCACTCGGGGGAAAAGCCGTACCAGTGCGCCATCTGCGGCGAGAAATTCGCCTTCCTTAGCTCACTACACCAACACCGGAAAAAACATGGCCAAGACGGCGTGCATGACATCGTTAGCGCACAGTCCCTCGCTGCAGGGATCTCCTCAGGAACTTAA
- the LOC113524896 gene encoding zinc finger protein 182-like isoform X1 has protein sequence MSVERVQWCDGDREFPAEMMTSVRSVALNTDLSMEDIELLHTHITALRTEVAELHHKLSTHHPEAELQHQQTVLCPELKTEVNPFLTEQQENGTLKPEFCSTSECKTEPHHTHIHCEDLHTLTRVEDVHVVVVFKSEPEPMEISHTTHTHTDEPTLHTTRTHTDEHTLHTTRTHTDEPTLHTTHTHTDEPTLHTTRTHTDEHTLHTTRTHTDEPTLHTTRTHTDEPTLHTTHTHTDEHTLHACIKMCSEQRLDRRNSDITHMTVEPSLKKEEHEDNEDDDFKSYDPADTRITTNKTRVKELEPPDSKLHCEELSERPFRCSICDKSFTLEFNLLKHQKLHAGEKPFHCSHCGKTFTQLFNLTSHQRTHTGEKPFLCSQCGKRFSQASKLKTHLRIHTGEKPYVCLTCRKSFSDSSTLNKHQRTHTGEKPYQCVMCGKSFGQSAHLMKHYRSHNRKST, from the exons ATGTCAGTGGAGCGTGTGCAGTGGTGTGACGGTGACAGAGAGTTTCCAGCAGAAATGATGACCTCTGTGCGATCAGTCGCTCTGAACACTGATCTCTCCATGGAGGATATCGAGCTTCTCCACACTCACATCACTGCACTGAGGACGGAGGTGGCAGAGCTACACCACAAATTATCAACACACCACCCAGAAGCTGAGCTACAACACCAG CAGACAGTTTTGTGTCCTGAACTGAAGACTGAAGTGAATCCTTTCCTAACGGAGCAGCAGGAAAATGGCACGCTGAAACCGGAATTCTGTTCGACTTCCGAGTGTAAAACTgaaccacatcacacacacatccactgtgaagacctacacacactcacacgggTGGAGGACgttcatgttgttgttgtttttaaaagcgAACCTGAGCCGATGgaaatctcacacactacacacacacacactgatgaacccacactacacactacacgcacacacactgatgaacacacactacacactacacgcacacacactgatgaacccacactacacactacacacacacacactgatgaacccacactacacactacacgcacacacactgatgaacacacactacacactacacgcacacacactgatgaacccacactacacactacacgcacacacactgatgaacccacactacacactacacacacacacactgatgaacacACACTACACGCTTGCATTAAGATGTGTTCAGAGCAGCGGCTGGATCGCAGGAACTCGGACATCACACACATGACTGTGGAACCGAGTCTGAAGAAAGAAGAACATGAAGATAATGAAGATGATGATTTTAAGAGTTAtg ACCCAGCTGATACGAGGATCACAACTAACAAAACCAGAGTGAAGGAACTGGAACCTCCTGACTCAAAGCTCCACTGTGAGGAACTCTCTGAGAGGCCATTCCGCTGCTCCATCTGCGACAAGAGCTTCACTTTAGAGTTCAATCTCCTCAAACACCAGAAGCTCCATGCTGGAGAGAAACCGTTCCACTGCAGTCACTGTGGGAAAACCTTCACGCAGTTATTCAACCTGACGTCTCACCAGAGAACACACACTGGAGAAAAACCCTTCCTGTGCAGCCAGTGTGGAAAACGCTTCTCTCAAGCCTCCAAGCTGAAAACACACCTCAGAATCCACACAGGAGAAAAACCGTACGTCTGTCTGACCTGCAGGAAGAGCTTCTCCGATTCATCCACACTCAATAAGCACCAGAGAACACACACCGGAGAGAAACCGTaccagtgtgtgatgtgtgggAAGAGTTTCGGACAATCGGCTCACCTCATGAAGCATTACAGATCACACAATCGCAAATCCACATGA
- the LOC113524896 gene encoding zinc finger protein 182-like isoform X2 produces MSVERVQWCDGDREFPAEMMTSVRSVALNTDLSMEDIELLHTHITALRTEVAELHHKLSTHHPEAELQHQTVLCPELKTEVNPFLTEQQENGTLKPEFCSTSECKTEPHHTHIHCEDLHTLTRVEDVHVVVVFKSEPEPMEISHTTHTHTDEPTLHTTRTHTDEHTLHTTRTHTDEPTLHTTHTHTDEPTLHTTRTHTDEHTLHTTRTHTDEPTLHTTRTHTDEPTLHTTHTHTDEHTLHACIKMCSEQRLDRRNSDITHMTVEPSLKKEEHEDNEDDDFKSYDPADTRITTNKTRVKELEPPDSKLHCEELSERPFRCSICDKSFTLEFNLLKHQKLHAGEKPFHCSHCGKTFTQLFNLTSHQRTHTGEKPFLCSQCGKRFSQASKLKTHLRIHTGEKPYVCLTCRKSFSDSSTLNKHQRTHTGEKPYQCVMCGKSFGQSAHLMKHYRSHNRKST; encoded by the exons ATGTCAGTGGAGCGTGTGCAGTGGTGTGACGGTGACAGAGAGTTTCCAGCAGAAATGATGACCTCTGTGCGATCAGTCGCTCTGAACACTGATCTCTCCATGGAGGATATCGAGCTTCTCCACACTCACATCACTGCACTGAGGACGGAGGTGGCAGAGCTACACCACAAATTATCAACACACCACCCAGAAGCTGAGCTACAACACCAG ACAGTTTTGTGTCCTGAACTGAAGACTGAAGTGAATCCTTTCCTAACGGAGCAGCAGGAAAATGGCACGCTGAAACCGGAATTCTGTTCGACTTCCGAGTGTAAAACTgaaccacatcacacacacatccactgtgaagacctacacacactcacacgggTGGAGGACgttcatgttgttgttgtttttaaaagcgAACCTGAGCCGATGgaaatctcacacactacacacacacacactgatgaacccacactacacactacacgcacacacactgatgaacacacactacacactacacgcacacacactgatgaacccacactacacactacacacacacacactgatgaacccacactacacactacacgcacacacactgatgaacacacactacacactacacgcacacacactgatgaacccacactacacactacacgcacacacactgatgaacccacactacacactacacacacacacactgatgaacacACACTACACGCTTGCATTAAGATGTGTTCAGAGCAGCGGCTGGATCGCAGGAACTCGGACATCACACACATGACTGTGGAACCGAGTCTGAAGAAAGAAGAACATGAAGATAATGAAGATGATGATTTTAAGAGTTAtg ACCCAGCTGATACGAGGATCACAACTAACAAAACCAGAGTGAAGGAACTGGAACCTCCTGACTCAAAGCTCCACTGTGAGGAACTCTCTGAGAGGCCATTCCGCTGCTCCATCTGCGACAAGAGCTTCACTTTAGAGTTCAATCTCCTCAAACACCAGAAGCTCCATGCTGGAGAGAAACCGTTCCACTGCAGTCACTGTGGGAAAACCTTCACGCAGTTATTCAACCTGACGTCTCACCAGAGAACACACACTGGAGAAAAACCCTTCCTGTGCAGCCAGTGTGGAAAACGCTTCTCTCAAGCCTCCAAGCTGAAAACACACCTCAGAATCCACACAGGAGAAAAACCGTACGTCTGTCTGACCTGCAGGAAGAGCTTCTCCGATTCATCCACACTCAATAAGCACCAGAGAACACACACCGGAGAGAAACCGTaccagtgtgtgatgtgtgggAAGAGTTTCGGACAATCGGCTCACCTCATGAAGCATTACAGATCACACAATCGCAAATCCACATGA
- the rdh8b gene encoding retinol dehydrogenase 8b translates to MAAPGQKVVLITGCSSGIGLCIATLLAKDEQQRYYVIATMRDLKKKDRLLEAVGDAYGKTLSLLTLDVCSDESVSECINSIKDRYIDILINNAGVGLVSPVECVSMEEVRSVFETNVFGVIRMIKAVVPDMKKRRAGHIIIISSTMGLQGVVFNDVYAASKFAVEGFCESLAVQLLKFNITVSMIEPGPVHTDFELKMTEHISQKDYPGLDAETLHYFKNVYLPASVDVFQTLGQTPQQIAMSTKQVMETRRPRFRTLTNPLYTPLVALKMADESGDLSVRSLYHLLFNLGGVMKISMNILKCLTCACLRSRTVSPD, encoded by the exons ATGGCTGCTCCTGGACAGAAGGTGGTGTTGATCACAGGTTGTTCTTCAGGAATCGGGCTGTGTATCGCTACGCTGCTCGCTAAAGATGAACAACAGAGATATTACG tgatagCTACGATGAGGGACCTGAAGAAGAAAGATCGGCTGTTGGAGGCGGTGGGTGATGCGTACGgcaaaactctctctctcctcacgcTTGACGTGTGCAGTGACGAGTCTGTCTCAGAGTGTATCAACAGCATTAAAGACAGATACATAGACATTCTga ttaataACGCAGGTGTGGGTCTGGTCAGCCCGGTGGAGTGTGTGTCCATGGAGGAGGTGAGGAGTGTGTTTGAGACGAACGTGTTCGGAGTGATCAGGATGATTAAAGCTGTTGTTCCGGACATGAAGAAACGCCGAGCGggacacatcatcatcatcagcagcaccATGGGCCTGcaag gTGTGGTGTTTAACGATGTCTATGCTGCGTCTAAGTTCGCTGTGGAGGGGTTTTGTGAAAGTCTTGCTGTGCAGCTTCTCAAGTTTAACATCAC tgtatCGATGATCGAGCCTGGTCCTGTCCACACTGACTTTGAGCTGAAAATGACGGAGCACATCTCTCAGAAAGACTACCCTGGACTTGATGCTGAAACACTGCACTACTTCAAGAATGTTTATCTTCCTGCATCAGTGGACGTCTTTCAAACGCTTGGGCAAACACCCCAGCAGATCGCCATG AGCACTAAGCAGGTGATGGAGACGCGGCGTCCTCGTTTCCGCACCCTGACGAACCCTCTGTACACTCCGCTGGTGGCTCTGAAGATGGCTGACGAGAGCGGAGACCTCTCTGTACGCTCGCTTTATCACCTGCTCTTTAACCTGGGTGGAGTCATGAAGATCAGCATGAACATACTCAAGTGCCTTACCTGTGCGTGTTTACGGAGTAGAACTGTCTCAcctgactaa